TCTCTCAGCTTGCGTACATGGCAGTTGTGCGGGGATTGATGCGTTCGCGAGAATGATCGTCATAATGGTGGCGTCTGCGAATACATTTCGGAGGCGACATCTGGCCATATGCTCACGCAACCTAactcacgctgtcaaaaccttgTAAAATCGGAGTTGTTGATGCGTGACGCAGCAGATGCCGGAGAAAGTTATACGCGGCTAAAGGTTTCATCAGCGATCAGCCTGCAAAGGCGCACGTTATTCACCATGAAGTGAGACAGACGCATACACAATTTTTAGGTCTTTCGGTGGCATCTGAGTACTGGCGGTGCCATTCACGGTGGTTTTGAGATCCGCTGTGCTCCGGAGCTCGGTAGCGACAATTTACAACGCGTCGAGATAGTGCTCTCTAGCGGAGTGACTGTGTCCCTTTATATCGATGTGGTATCACGTAAAATTCTATTAGGAGCCGGACGATTTCGATCCTAGTCAACTTCAACTTCTACTTCAACGTCAGCTTTATTAATTCTTCTAGTATACACTAGAAACGTcctcctgggctaaaagctgccataagcagcttgactggacctCAAGAGGCGTTGTTGTAAATGACAGCGCGATAACAGAGAGTACTTTGTAACGTAAGCACtaaacaaacaaaagcagttcaaCCCGTACAAAATGAATTTTAACATTTTCATATGTAAATCTCTTGACAGGATAACTGTCTTGCAATAGAGAAACAGACAACATTCAAGCATATCTTgtaagattaagaaaaaaaatcaaaggtCGTCGTACAATTAGAATCGTTATACGCAAATATATATGTTTACAAGTGAACAAAATACATCTTCAATTCCCTGCGAGAAAAATTAGTAGTGTGAACATAATTATTAAGGATTTTTGGCAAATTGTGTTTCATGGATTGTATTTGTATTCCGTGTGAAAGCGTGGTACATACCAGGGATCAGGGTTTCTGAGATGTCCTGGTATATTATGGCCCTGCAGGGTCGCTATGGATGTAAGCAAATTTCTTAACTCTTCCTTTGGAAAATAAAACACCGCAACTGGGCTTTACGAGTGTATATATCCCAGGCTATGAACAAGTGGGACCGGGGCAGTTGTTTTAGCCTAAACAAGAATGGCAAAAGCTGCTGGTGTGTTTCCGTTTCACTAATTCGCACTTGGCTGTGTCTAATTGCACAGTGCCCTAGATTGTATGCAATGTTCTCACGCCAGTATATTTGACCTTAAAGGAAAACTGTACGAAATATCATTTGACAGAAAGTATTCATGAATATATTGGtacctttatttttttcactaTCTCGCTCTTTTTATTTCTGGTTGACACGCATTTCAGTCGCTAAGCCAACAGAGCTTAGCCTGACCACAAAACAATGATTGTGCTGATGTTCGCAGGTACGCAACGGCCGTGTGCTGTTCACGTGGAAGCCAAGCCCGTCTGAAAGCTCAGCGCACCAGGACGTGCAGTACTGTGTGGCCGCCAACCGCAAGGAGAACTTTCACACCAAGTGCGCCGTGGACAGCGCCTTGCGAGGCGACGTACCCAGCCCGCCGCACCCGGACTCTGGCTTCGGCTTTTGGTGGGAAAAGGCGGCCCGCCGCAAATTGGCACTCAGGTCGCGCGAGATGCAGCGCGCCGTCCGACCACAGCGGGACGTCGTCTTTGAGTGTGTCGGCCGCAGGACTTGGCACAGCTTTGCCGACCTCGAAGTTGACCAGAGATACTACATCGACGTGTTCGCGATCAACGCAAAAACTAACTCAAGTACGGCTTACCCTGGCACCAGCGTTGTCGCCAGAAGCGTGGGGAACCAGCGGATCCAGGATAACCAGCTTGTCCGCATAGTGCTCGACCAGAAGGACAACTTTGTCCACGTGGCCAAATACTCGGTGAATGCCAACGTGCCAACTATGTGGATGTTCGTGCAGTCTTGCTCGGGCCCTGGTCCGATACAGCTCTCGGTCACTTTGCGCAAAGCCAAGGTGCTTACGGCAGAAGTAATGGACACCAGGACGCTCACCCTGAACCATCCATCGAACGGAACGTACGTTATTAAGATATCGTCGACCGTCCCCCAGTTGCGCAGAGTTCACCTTCTCGTTAGCAAGAAGTACCACAAGTTCCCGTTCCCCACACTGCCCGATGACAGCGGCGTCAAAGTAATGGGCTCGTTGACCACCTGCAACTCGGTCACTCTGGCATGGAAGGCCGCCCTGGATGAGAAAGTTCGCTACTGCATCTTCAAGCAAGAGGTTCGTGGAAGCTATTCGGGCGTGTTCGCAAGACCTCAGGACTTCTGCGATGAGACCAAGTTGGTGGAGAAGAGCGGCAAGGTTAGCTGTCGCCGCTACCACCGCTTCAGCAAGCACCGCTTCCAGAACGTCATTATGCAGAAGATTAGAAAGCTACAGCCGGACACGACATACGTTTTCGAAGTTTTGGTCACAAAGGCCAGAGGGCGAACGCTAGCCTACGAGAAAGTTTGGGCCACGACGCACAGAAGCTGTAGTCTGTCCTATAGGAAGGGAAAGCGATGAATAACGCTGCGTTCCTCGTCACAAAAAAATGCCTGCGCCGC
This Dermacentor albipictus isolate Rhodes 1998 colony chromosome 1, USDA_Dalb.pri_finalv2, whole genome shotgun sequence DNA region includes the following protein-coding sequences:
- the LOC135917526 gene encoding protein NDNF-like; translated protein: MPWLALLVCLLLRGEAAVAVDLRRPSSPSRPESQRPFHFAKHRPELFYDNNVVPENGEVNVFVFKDQIRRVFFLVEKERNSLLLTASPCSAPIEWHIFRKPLAPSDYSEESNESRDPSALLYRDDGVSTEPVVGGSFYGRGRLSFSRRDAPRGVYMLEFDSDSADTKVRVYGTSDADAHYPFPLLPIKPKVEVLQVRNGRVLFTWKPSPSESSAHQDVQYCVAANRKENFHTKCAVDSALRGDVPSPPHPDSGFGFWWEKAARRKLALRSREMQRAVRPQRDVVFECVGRRTWHSFADLEVDQRYYIDVFAINAKTNSSTAYPGTSVVARSVGNQRIQDNQLVRIVLDQKDNFVHVAKYSVNANVPTMWMFVQSCSGPGPIQLSVTLRKAKVLTAEVMDTRTLTLNHPSNGTYVIKISSTVPQLRRVHLLVSKKYHKFPFPTLPDDSGVKVMGSLTTCNSVTLAWKAALDEKVRYCIFKQEVRGSYSGVFARPQDFCDETKLVEKSGKVSCRRYHRFSKHRFQNVIMQKIRKLQPDTTYVFEVLVTKARGRTLAYEKVWATTHRSCSLSYRKGKR